A window from Drosophila subobscura isolate 14011-0131.10 chromosome O, UCBerk_Dsub_1.0, whole genome shotgun sequence encodes these proteins:
- the LOC117896588 gene encoding uncharacterized protein LOC117896588 isoform X1 — translation MTIPSRPAPAPPGARAQSAADGANASLDQLRLQLQQQHLQQQQSSGGSLQKLTIKLPPPPKGPLQQQSLNAQHKRSNNNLFEEQTGSSITRKFPQARYTPTTNWDDDPFGGGGGGAAANGNGNFRKMPPPRPPPPKVQVQVNGHKVAATGTTATSAGGGGNLISNIFHRKKNPSTATSAASKAAVQSRVYGLSSGHAGTPAPTAAAAAAAASSGSGSFSNMDWNAAWNTATTTTTTTGSSSSSSSAHYSHTTSNGTAVEGQLISFDSPPSSPTFTQKSNSDCVSVDSFSSDSNFSSPNNGSVSQPESGFEDDFHRSRPATQSPLDPWEAVDSAGHSTVDSFGSAAVRQTYQTYHQIRTSDNPLCNGKSLLPPTQSLAMPTIIKPKISQKPKAPRAPPFVGGMPPGYVGAFNPPSPPMPKGAPPPLPPSVGSGASGISMLDVIAGRVDAMALSNGSSGYIEQELDPYAIALYDFDGVEEGDLSFRENEKIYLLEQPTPEWIRGRTRSGCEGIFPATYVDIKVPLGAGQSQSHPQPQQRQQQQQQHEHTALCLYHFPGEVEGDLPLQENELVTVLYRINEEWLFGEAAGRQGQFPANFLEQVPANLPTL, via the exons ATGACTATTCCATCGAGACCAGCGCCAGCCCCGCCCGGAGCGCGTGCACAGAGCGCTGCGGATGGAGCGAATGCCAGCCTGGATCAGCTGCGtctacagctccagcagcagcacttgcagcagcagcaatcgtcTGGCGGAAGTTTGCAGAAGTTGACCATCAAGCTCCCTCCGCCTCCCAAGGGGCCGCTGCAGCAACAGTCGCTGAATGCGCAGCACAAGAGATCCAACAACAATCTTTTCGAGGAGCAGACGGGCTCCAGCATCACGCGAAAGTTCCCCCAGGCGCGGTACACGCCGACCACCAACTGGGACGACGATCCCtttggtgggggagggggaggagctgctgctaatggaaatggcaactTTAGGAAGATGCCACCGCCGCGACCGCCTCCGCCGAAGGTACAAGTGCAGGTGAATGGCCATAAGGTTGCCGCCACAGGCACAACAGCGACGTCGGCCGGTGGCGGGGGAAACCTTATCTCCAACATCTTCCACCGCAAGAAGAATCCGTCTACGGCAACGTCTGCTGCTTCAAAGGCCGCAGTGCAGAGCCGCGTCTACGGCCTGAGCAGCGGCCATGCCGGGACGCCGGCacccacagccgcagcagcagcagcagcagcatcttcgGGCAGTGGGTCGTTCAGCAACATGGATTGGAACGCTGCCTGGAATACGGCCACCACTACCACTACCAcaacgggcagcagcagcagcagcagcagcgcccacTACTCTCACACAACGAGCAATGGGACTGCGGTTGAGGGACAGCTCATCAGCTTCGACTCGCCGCCTTCGTCGCCCACCTTCACGCAGAAGTCGAACAGCGACTGCGTGAGTGTCGATAGCTTCAGCTCGGACAGCAACTTCAGTTCACCCAACAACGGCAGCGTTTCGCAGCCGGAAAGTGGGTTCGAGGACGACTTCCACCGCTCCCGACCAGCTACCCAGAGTCCGCTAGATCCCTGGGAGGCGGTGGACAGTGCCGGCCACAGCACGGTCGACAGCTTCGGCTCGGCAGCGGTGCGGCAGACATATCAGACATACCATCAGATCCGCACGTCAGATAATCCATTGTGCAATGGCAAGAGCCTTCTGCCCCCCACACAGTCGCTGGCCATGCCCACCATCATCAAGCCGAAGATTTCGCAGAAGCCGAAAGCGCCTAGGGCTCCGCCGTTCGTCGGCGGAATGCCACCCGGCTACGTAGGTGCCTTTAACCCACCTTCTCCTCCCATGCCGAAGGGTGCCCCGCCACCACTTCCCCCATCTGTTGGCAGTGGAGCCTCGGGAATCTCGATGCTGGATGTGATTGCGGGCAGAGTGGATGCCATGGCCCTGAGCAACGGCAGCTCGGGCTACATCGAGCAGGAGCTCGATCCTTACGCCATAGCCCTATACGACTTTGACGGCGTCGAAGAGGGTGATCTTAGCTTTAGG GAGAACGAGAAAATCTATCTGCTGGAGCAGCCCACGCCTGAATGGATTCGAGGACGTACGCGCTCCGGCTGCGAGGGTATTTTCCCTGCCACTTATGTGGACATCAAAGTGCCCTTGGGTGCGGGTCAGTCACAATCAcatccacaacc acagcaacgtcagcaacaacagcagcaacatgagCACACTGCGCTCTGTTTGTATCATTTCCCCGGCGAGGTCGAAGGAGATCTGCCCTTGCAG GAGAACGAACTGGTTACAGTGCTTTATAGGATAAACGAAGAGTGGCTGTTTGGAGAGGCGGCTGGACGGCAGGGGCAGTTTCCCGCCAATTTCCTGGAGCAAGTGCCCGCCAATCTGCCCACGCTCTGA
- the LOC117896588 gene encoding uncharacterized protein LOC117896588 isoform X3 yields MTIPSRPAPAPPGARAQSAADGANASLDQLRLQLQQQHLQQQQSSGGSLQKLTIKLPPPPKGPLQQQSLNAQHKRSNNNLFEEQTGSSITRKFPQARYTPTTNWDDDPFGGGGGGAAANGNGNFRKMPPPRPPPPKVQVQVNGHKVAATGTTATSAGGGGNLISNIFHRKKNPSTATSAASKAAVQSRVYGLSSGHAGTPAPTAAAAAAAASSGSGSFSNMDWNAAWNTATTTTTTTGSSSSSSSAHYSHTTSNGTAVEGQLISFDSPPSSPTFTQKSNSDCVSVDSFSSDSNFSSPNNGSVSQPESGFEDDFHRSRPATQSPLDPWEAVDSAGHSTVDSFGSAAVRQTYQTYHQIRTSDNPLCNGKSLLPPTQSLAMPTIIKPKISQKPKAPRAPPFVGGMPPGYVGAFNPPSPPMPKGAPPPLPPSVGSGASGISMLDVIAGRVDAMALSNGSSGYIEQELDPYAIALYDFDGVEEGDLSFRENEKIYLLEQPTPEWIRGRTRSGCEGIFPATYVDIKVPLGAGQSQSHPQPQPQATLPPQQQQQQQRQQQQQQHEHTALCLYHFPGEVEGDLPLQENELVTVLYRINEEWLFGEAAGRQGQFPANFLEQVPANLPTL; encoded by the exons ATGACTATTCCATCGAGACCAGCGCCAGCCCCGCCCGGAGCGCGTGCACAGAGCGCTGCGGATGGAGCGAATGCCAGCCTGGATCAGCTGCGtctacagctccagcagcagcacttgcagcagcagcaatcgtcTGGCGGAAGTTTGCAGAAGTTGACCATCAAGCTCCCTCCGCCTCCCAAGGGGCCGCTGCAGCAACAGTCGCTGAATGCGCAGCACAAGAGATCCAACAACAATCTTTTCGAGGAGCAGACGGGCTCCAGCATCACGCGAAAGTTCCCCCAGGCGCGGTACACGCCGACCACCAACTGGGACGACGATCCCtttggtgggggagggggaggagctgctgctaatggaaatggcaactTTAGGAAGATGCCACCGCCGCGACCGCCTCCGCCGAAGGTACAAGTGCAGGTGAATGGCCATAAGGTTGCCGCCACAGGCACAACAGCGACGTCGGCCGGTGGCGGGGGAAACCTTATCTCCAACATCTTCCACCGCAAGAAGAATCCGTCTACGGCAACGTCTGCTGCTTCAAAGGCCGCAGTGCAGAGCCGCGTCTACGGCCTGAGCAGCGGCCATGCCGGGACGCCGGCacccacagccgcagcagcagcagcagcagcatcttcgGGCAGTGGGTCGTTCAGCAACATGGATTGGAACGCTGCCTGGAATACGGCCACCACTACCACTACCAcaacgggcagcagcagcagcagcagcagcgcccacTACTCTCACACAACGAGCAATGGGACTGCGGTTGAGGGACAGCTCATCAGCTTCGACTCGCCGCCTTCGTCGCCCACCTTCACGCAGAAGTCGAACAGCGACTGCGTGAGTGTCGATAGCTTCAGCTCGGACAGCAACTTCAGTTCACCCAACAACGGCAGCGTTTCGCAGCCGGAAAGTGGGTTCGAGGACGACTTCCACCGCTCCCGACCAGCTACCCAGAGTCCGCTAGATCCCTGGGAGGCGGTGGACAGTGCCGGCCACAGCACGGTCGACAGCTTCGGCTCGGCAGCGGTGCGGCAGACATATCAGACATACCATCAGATCCGCACGTCAGATAATCCATTGTGCAATGGCAAGAGCCTTCTGCCCCCCACACAGTCGCTGGCCATGCCCACCATCATCAAGCCGAAGATTTCGCAGAAGCCGAAAGCGCCTAGGGCTCCGCCGTTCGTCGGCGGAATGCCACCCGGCTACGTAGGTGCCTTTAACCCACCTTCTCCTCCCATGCCGAAGGGTGCCCCGCCACCACTTCCCCCATCTGTTGGCAGTGGAGCCTCGGGAATCTCGATGCTGGATGTGATTGCGGGCAGAGTGGATGCCATGGCCCTGAGCAACGGCAGCTCGGGCTACATCGAGCAGGAGCTCGATCCTTACGCCATAGCCCTATACGACTTTGACGGCGTCGAAGAGGGTGATCTTAGCTTTAGG GAGAACGAGAAAATCTATCTGCTGGAGCAGCCCACGCCTGAATGGATTCGAGGACGTACGCGCTCCGGCTGCGAGGGTATTTTCCCTGCCACTTATGTGGACATCAAAGTGCCCTTGGGTGCGGGTCAGTCACAATCAcatccacaaccacaaccacaggCGACGTtaccgccgcagcagcaacagcaacagcaacgtcagcaacaacagcagcaacatgagCACACTGCGCTCTGTTTGTATCATTTCCCCGGCGAGGTCGAAGGAGATCTGCCCTTGCAG GAGAACGAACTGGTTACAGTGCTTTATAGGATAAACGAAGAGTGGCTGTTTGGAGAGGCGGCTGGACGGCAGGGGCAGTTTCCCGCCAATTTCCTGGAGCAAGTGCCCGCCAATCTGCCCACGCTCTGA
- the LOC117896588 gene encoding uncharacterized protein LOC117896588 isoform X2 has product MTIPSRPAPAPPGARAQSAADGANASLDQLRLQLQQQHLQQQQSSGGSLQKLTIKLPPPPKGPLQQQSLNAQHKRSNNNLFEEQTGSSITRKFPQARYTPTTNWDDDPFGGGGGGAAANGNGNFRKMPPPRPPPPKVQVQVNGHKVAATGTTATSAGGGGNLISNIFHRKKNPSTATSAASKAAVQSRVYGLSSGHAGTPAPTAAAAAAAASSGSGSFSNMDWNAAWNTATTTTTTTGSSSSSSSAHYSHTTSNGTAVEGQLISFDSPPSSPTFTQKSNSDCVSVDSFSSDSNFSSPNNGSVSQPESGFEDDFHRSRPATQSPLDPWEAVDSAGHSTVDSFGSAAVRQTYQTYHQIRTSDNPLCNGKSLLPPTQSLAMPTIIKPKISQKPKAPRAPPFVGGMPPGYVGAFNPPSPPMPKGAPPPLPPSVGSGASGISMLDVIAGRVDAMALSNGSSGYIEQELDPYAIALYDFDGVEEGDLSFRENEKIYLLEQPTPEWIRGRTRSGCEGIFPATYVDIKVPLGAGQSQSHPQPHQQQQQQHEHTALCLYHFPGEVEGDLPLQENELVTVLYRINEEWLFGEAAGRQGQFPANFLEQVPANLPTL; this is encoded by the exons ATGACTATTCCATCGAGACCAGCGCCAGCCCCGCCCGGAGCGCGTGCACAGAGCGCTGCGGATGGAGCGAATGCCAGCCTGGATCAGCTGCGtctacagctccagcagcagcacttgcagcagcagcaatcgtcTGGCGGAAGTTTGCAGAAGTTGACCATCAAGCTCCCTCCGCCTCCCAAGGGGCCGCTGCAGCAACAGTCGCTGAATGCGCAGCACAAGAGATCCAACAACAATCTTTTCGAGGAGCAGACGGGCTCCAGCATCACGCGAAAGTTCCCCCAGGCGCGGTACACGCCGACCACCAACTGGGACGACGATCCCtttggtgggggagggggaggagctgctgctaatggaaatggcaactTTAGGAAGATGCCACCGCCGCGACCGCCTCCGCCGAAGGTACAAGTGCAGGTGAATGGCCATAAGGTTGCCGCCACAGGCACAACAGCGACGTCGGCCGGTGGCGGGGGAAACCTTATCTCCAACATCTTCCACCGCAAGAAGAATCCGTCTACGGCAACGTCTGCTGCTTCAAAGGCCGCAGTGCAGAGCCGCGTCTACGGCCTGAGCAGCGGCCATGCCGGGACGCCGGCacccacagccgcagcagcagcagcagcagcatcttcgGGCAGTGGGTCGTTCAGCAACATGGATTGGAACGCTGCCTGGAATACGGCCACCACTACCACTACCAcaacgggcagcagcagcagcagcagcagcgcccacTACTCTCACACAACGAGCAATGGGACTGCGGTTGAGGGACAGCTCATCAGCTTCGACTCGCCGCCTTCGTCGCCCACCTTCACGCAGAAGTCGAACAGCGACTGCGTGAGTGTCGATAGCTTCAGCTCGGACAGCAACTTCAGTTCACCCAACAACGGCAGCGTTTCGCAGCCGGAAAGTGGGTTCGAGGACGACTTCCACCGCTCCCGACCAGCTACCCAGAGTCCGCTAGATCCCTGGGAGGCGGTGGACAGTGCCGGCCACAGCACGGTCGACAGCTTCGGCTCGGCAGCGGTGCGGCAGACATATCAGACATACCATCAGATCCGCACGTCAGATAATCCATTGTGCAATGGCAAGAGCCTTCTGCCCCCCACACAGTCGCTGGCCATGCCCACCATCATCAAGCCGAAGATTTCGCAGAAGCCGAAAGCGCCTAGGGCTCCGCCGTTCGTCGGCGGAATGCCACCCGGCTACGTAGGTGCCTTTAACCCACCTTCTCCTCCCATGCCGAAGGGTGCCCCGCCACCACTTCCCCCATCTGTTGGCAGTGGAGCCTCGGGAATCTCGATGCTGGATGTGATTGCGGGCAGAGTGGATGCCATGGCCCTGAGCAACGGCAGCTCGGGCTACATCGAGCAGGAGCTCGATCCTTACGCCATAGCCCTATACGACTTTGACGGCGTCGAAGAGGGTGATCTTAGCTTTAGG GAGAACGAGAAAATCTATCTGCTGGAGCAGCCCACGCCTGAATGGATTCGAGGACGTACGCGCTCCGGCTGCGAGGGTATTTTCCCTGCCACTTATGTGGACATCAAAGTGCCCTTGGGTGCGGGTCAGTCACAATCAcatccacaaccaca tcagcaacaacagcagcaacatgagCACACTGCGCTCTGTTTGTATCATTTCCCCGGCGAGGTCGAAGGAGATCTGCCCTTGCAG GAGAACGAACTGGTTACAGTGCTTTATAGGATAAACGAAGAGTGGCTGTTTGGAGAGGCGGCTGGACGGCAGGGGCAGTTTCCCGCCAATTTCCTGGAGCAAGTGCCCGCCAATCTGCCCACGCTCTGA